The Arenicella xantha genome window below encodes:
- a CDS encoding amidohydrolase family protein, with translation MSCFLKKLSTVKRLRLLALTACYLACANLLAQAEDWDISDTGQPYIDVEFTLNEGTWMSLDVSPDGQTIVFDLLGDLYSLPATGGEALLVSGGAAIDRIPSFSPDGSKLVYISDLSGDDRVWVANADGSNARMVTVVSESMLTNPAWSADGEYVVATSVDLGFNDQKTSSLRIFHLGGGLGRTLVDAPENKRDIQEPNLSPDGKYVYYTQRLVDHHIYVDANHVNYAIMRRDLETGETVALIKGFGGALSPQVSPDSQKLAFVRRVKDKTILFVYDLQTGEQRPVYAELDRDQQADFYQQGVYFPQFDWFPDNTHVAIWGKGKLFKVNMDSGVAKEIPFVAHTKHRIIRSPKFADTLMPEKVQVRAIRQLAVANNNDEMVFNALGRLWKKALPDGTPKRITQSPSFEFDPAYSPNNRRLAYVEWDDEKGSALQLISPSGGSKKTLVKSRGVIRQPAFSPDGKTIVYSIEEGGNGLGGYRSTPGLYTVAVAGGEPQQIGDAASKPSFSADGERIYFTSTVSKNTSISSVTVDGYERRDHAQALGADRSELSRSPDGKWIAFKENQQYYVMPYKETGGLTPVSATAGAVPTFRLTEGSGYNLTWSSDSRTLNWNLGDDLYRVDVTELTTNDKPLPQPFATVGLNVPLDRPSGMVAFRGGRLITMDGDQVIEQGTVVVEGNRIVSVGRTDEVVIPEDAYVVDTTGKTVMPGLIDMHGHIDCCYYGGIMPQKHASHYAAAAYGVTTNYDPYTSELAAYATTEMLQAGELVGPRFISTGKVIYGRPGKGDRTYVPLYTYADAENTMRRKRALNGRIIKSYKQPSRRARQQLVKAGREAGVMVDAEGESHFYFDISMILDGHMALEHNIPVANHYDDLVQLMAHSDIANTPTLNVTFGEIMGENYLYQTTKAWDEPKIKSYVQETTSSYSPVGTPYGAPLHVRSMTGLHAAEEIWDIGFRAVSRSIKKLDDAGVTINAGSHGQVFGLALHWELQSMAQGGMSNHRILRTATVNGAETLGLDTQIGSLQVGKLADIIVLDANPLDDISNTNSVRYTMLNGRLFDSLSMNEIGNYDRARSKFYWELPDYKGIDWNEAWSGQ, from the coding sequence ATGTCGTGTTTTTTGAAAAAATTGTCAACAGTCAAACGGCTTAGGTTACTTGCGCTGACTGCTTGTTACTTAGCTTGCGCAAATTTATTGGCGCAGGCCGAAGACTGGGACATAAGTGATACCGGCCAGCCGTATATTGATGTCGAATTTACACTGAACGAAGGAACGTGGATGAGTTTGGACGTCAGTCCAGACGGTCAAACTATCGTCTTTGATTTGCTCGGTGACCTGTATAGTCTGCCGGCGACAGGTGGTGAAGCGCTTTTAGTGAGCGGCGGCGCGGCGATTGATCGAATACCCAGTTTTAGTCCCGATGGCAGTAAGCTGGTTTACATTAGTGATCTAAGCGGTGACGATCGCGTTTGGGTGGCAAATGCAGACGGAAGTAATGCACGAATGGTCACCGTAGTGTCTGAGAGTATGTTGACCAATCCTGCATGGAGTGCTGACGGTGAATACGTGGTCGCCACCAGTGTAGATCTTGGGTTTAATGATCAGAAAACGTCTTCCCTACGCATATTCCATTTAGGTGGCGGTTTAGGTCGCACCTTAGTCGATGCGCCGGAAAACAAACGTGATATTCAAGAACCCAATTTATCGCCCGACGGCAAATACGTGTACTACACGCAGCGACTCGTCGACCATCATATTTACGTGGATGCGAATCATGTTAACTATGCCATTATGAGACGCGACCTTGAAACGGGTGAAACCGTTGCGTTGATAAAAGGCTTTGGCGGTGCGCTTTCACCTCAGGTGTCGCCGGACAGCCAGAAGCTTGCTTTCGTCCGTCGTGTTAAAGACAAAACCATACTGTTTGTGTATGACCTTCAGACCGGTGAGCAGCGGCCAGTGTATGCCGAACTTGATCGCGACCAACAAGCAGACTTTTATCAGCAAGGCGTCTACTTTCCGCAATTCGACTGGTTTCCAGACAACACGCATGTGGCGATTTGGGGTAAAGGTAAGCTGTTCAAAGTAAACATGGATTCCGGTGTTGCCAAAGAGATTCCCTTTGTTGCTCACACTAAGCACAGGATTATACGGTCGCCTAAGTTTGCTGATACTTTGATGCCGGAAAAGGTTCAGGTAAGAGCGATTCGGCAGCTTGCTGTGGCAAACAACAATGACGAAATGGTCTTCAATGCGTTGGGCAGGTTATGGAAAAAAGCACTACCAGATGGTACGCCTAAACGCATCACGCAATCGCCTTCGTTTGAGTTTGATCCAGCCTATTCGCCGAATAATCGCCGTCTTGCTTATGTTGAATGGGATGACGAAAAGGGCAGTGCGCTACAGTTGATATCGCCGAGCGGGGGCAGTAAAAAAACGCTGGTCAAAAGCCGCGGTGTTATACGCCAACCGGCATTTTCTCCAGACGGCAAGACGATTGTCTATAGTATCGAAGAGGGCGGCAACGGCTTAGGCGGTTATCGCTCCACGCCAGGTTTGTATACTGTTGCAGTTGCTGGCGGAGAGCCCCAACAAATCGGTGACGCCGCCAGTAAGCCGAGCTTTTCAGCTGACGGAGAGCGAATTTACTTCACTAGCACGGTGTCTAAAAATACCTCAATTTCGAGTGTGACAGTGGATGGCTATGAGCGCCGAGACCACGCGCAAGCATTGGGCGCGGACCGCAGCGAGTTGTCGCGCAGCCCAGATGGCAAATGGATCGCTTTTAAGGAAAACCAACAATATTATGTGATGCCCTACAAGGAAACTGGAGGCTTAACTCCGGTATCTGCCACGGCTGGCGCGGTACCGACGTTTCGCTTGACCGAAGGCAGCGGCTACAACCTGACGTGGTCATCCGACTCGCGAACCTTGAATTGGAATTTAGGTGACGATTTATACCGTGTTGACGTAACCGAGTTGACGACCAACGATAAGCCACTGCCGCAGCCATTTGCGACTGTGGGTTTGAATGTGCCGCTGGATCGCCCGAGCGGTATGGTGGCTTTCCGTGGTGGCAGACTTATCACAATGGATGGCGATCAGGTTATCGAACAAGGAACGGTGGTGGTTGAAGGCAACCGCATCGTGAGTGTTGGGCGAACTGACGAAGTGGTGATTCCAGAAGATGCGTACGTGGTTGATACCACCGGTAAAACGGTGATGCCCGGCTTGATTGATATGCACGGGCATATCGACTGTTGTTATTACGGTGGCATCATGCCGCAGAAACACGCCAGCCATTACGCTGCCGCTGCGTACGGCGTCACCACCAACTATGACCCGTACACCTCGGAGTTGGCAGCCTATGCAACCACCGAAATGTTGCAGGCCGGTGAGCTGGTGGGGCCTCGATTTATTTCCACGGGCAAGGTAATTTATGGCCGCCCGGGAAAAGGTGATCGCACTTATGTGCCGCTCTACACGTACGCCGATGCCGAAAATACCATGCGTCGTAAACGAGCGCTAAATGGTCGAATCATTAAGAGCTATAAGCAACCATCGCGCCGTGCGCGCCAGCAACTGGTTAAAGCCGGGCGCGAGGCTGGTGTAATGGTCGATGCAGAAGGGGAGAGCCACTTCTATTTTGACATCAGCATGATTCTTGATGGCCACATGGCGTTGGAACATAACATTCCGGTTGCGAACCATTACGATGATCTTGTGCAGTTAATGGCACACAGCGACATCGCGAATACCCCAACTTTGAACGTCACCTTTGGGGAGATCATGGGAGAGAATTATCTGTATCAGACCACTAAAGCCTGGGATGAGCCTAAAATTAAGTCTTATGTTCAAGAGACAACATCGAGTTACAGCCCGGTTGGCACGCCCTACGGCGCGCCTCTTCACGTGCGCAGTATGACCGGCTTGCATGCCGCTGAAGAAATTTGGGACATCGGGTTTCGTGCGGTCAGCCGCTCAATTAAAAAACTGGATGATGCTGGTGTAACCATCAACGCGGGTTCACACGGGCAAGTCTTTGGGTTGGCGTTGCACTGGGAGCTGCAGTCGATGGCGCAAGGTGGTATGAGCAACCATCGAATTCTGCGAACAGCAACGGTTAACGGCGCTGAGACCCTGGGGCTCGATACTCAAATCGGTTCTCTGCAAGTGGGTAAGCTGGCCGATATTATCGTGCTCGATGCCAATCCGCTCGACGATATAAGTAATACCAATAGCGTGCGTTACACCATGCTCAATGGCCGCCTGTTTGATAGCCTAAGCATGAACGAGATTGGTAACTACGACCGTGCGCGGAGCAAGTTCTATTGGGAGCTGCCCGATTACAAGGGTATTGATTGGAACGAAGCTTGGTCTGGTCAGTAA
- a CDS encoding right-handed parallel beta-helix repeat-containing protein: MQIINWALVAYAMTVAFSSASAAGSDPVDAGATALIVCVDASKFEHCDFTGGDAIQQAVDAAESGAVVHIKSGVYQPKSYRDTPLNELQIRGYTLIEDKQLTIIGEGEVVIDGSLSAANGFVTKNSQVSFKNLNLQNFKWGIQEDDIYDGHGIFIINGESKIADVSIQKVQKMALSVHGNAKVDVTNLTITDSHLGVWTNDDSNVSISNSEFSGSESAGLAAYQRSQVVIWQSVFQANQDDGLFASDDARVSVTQSVVLNNKPYGLNADENGAIEIDKSYVSGNDTDFVVDKVKRINVGATMLNADPRPFTAL; the protein is encoded by the coding sequence ATGCAAATTATAAATTGGGCGTTGGTGGCTTATGCTATGACGGTGGCGTTTTCAAGCGCCTCGGCAGCAGGTTCAGACCCTGTTGACGCAGGCGCAACGGCACTGATTGTGTGTGTTGATGCCTCGAAGTTTGAACACTGCGATTTTACCGGTGGTGATGCCATTCAACAGGCAGTGGATGCGGCAGAATCCGGCGCCGTGGTGCACATTAAGTCGGGCGTCTATCAACCTAAATCCTATCGAGATACGCCGCTGAATGAATTGCAGATTCGCGGTTACACTCTTATCGAAGATAAGCAGCTCACGATTATTGGTGAAGGTGAAGTGGTGATCGATGGCTCGCTCAGTGCGGCCAATGGCTTCGTGACAAAAAACAGTCAAGTTAGCTTCAAAAACCTAAACTTGCAGAACTTTAAGTGGGGCATTCAAGAAGACGATATCTACGACGGCCATGGTATTTTTATTATCAATGGGGAGTCCAAGATCGCTGATGTGTCGATACAGAAGGTGCAAAAAATGGCGCTCAGTGTGCATGGAAATGCCAAGGTCGATGTTACCAATTTAACCATTACTGATAGCCATCTTGGGGTTTGGACCAATGATGACTCTAACGTCAGTATTAGCAACTCAGAATTTTCCGGTAGTGAGTCGGCCGGTTTGGCGGCGTACCAAAGGTCGCAGGTCGTGATATGGCAATCGGTGTTCCAAGCGAACCAAGACGACGGGCTATTTGCCAGTGATGACGCGCGAGTGTCAGTAACCCAGTCAGTTGTATTAAATAACAAGCCGTATGGACTGAATGCTGATGAAAACGGCGCGATTGAAATCGATAAAAGCTATGTGTCGGGCAATGACACAGACTTTGTCGTTGATAAGGTCAAGCGTATCAACGTTGGGGCCACGATGCTAAATGCTGACCCTCGACCTTTTACTGCTCTGTAA
- a CDS encoding acyl-CoA dehydrogenase: MSTPKRPNFDWQDPFQLEHLLSEEEQLIRDTARKYAQEELQPRIIQAYRDESTDPAIFRELGSLGLLGPTIEGYGCSGVGYVSYGLIAREIESVDSGYRSMMSVQSSLVMYPIYAFGSEEQKQKYLPKLASGESIGCFGLTEPDHGSDPGSMITRAKSVPGGYRLNGAKMWISNSPIADVFVVWAKTDDGTIQGFILEKGDGGLSAPKIEGKLSLRASITGEIVMQDVFVPEENKLPNVQGLKGPMSCLNNARFGIAWGALGAAQACWESARQYVLDRKQFGRPLAANQLIQKKLADMQTEIGLGLLGCLQAGRLKEKDRLAPELISLIKRNSCGKSLDIARAARDMLGGNGISDEFPIFRHMVNLETVNTYEGTHDIHALILGRAQTGIQSFTGQ, encoded by the coding sequence ATGAGCACGCCTAAAAGACCTAACTTCGACTGGCAAGACCCATTCCAACTTGAACATCTGCTCTCAGAAGAGGAGCAGTTAATTCGTGATACGGCGCGCAAGTACGCGCAAGAAGAGTTACAGCCACGCATTATTCAAGCGTACCGAGATGAGAGCACTGACCCAGCTATTTTTCGTGAGCTAGGTTCACTTGGGTTGCTCGGCCCGACCATTGAGGGTTATGGATGCTCAGGTGTAGGTTACGTAAGTTACGGCTTAATTGCGCGTGAAATTGAAAGCGTCGACTCTGGCTATCGGTCAATGATGAGCGTTCAGTCAAGCTTAGTCATGTACCCAATCTATGCCTTTGGTAGTGAAGAACAGAAGCAAAAATACCTGCCGAAATTGGCTAGCGGCGAGTCTATCGGCTGTTTCGGACTGACCGAACCAGACCACGGTTCCGACCCAGGCAGCATGATAACCCGTGCTAAAAGTGTCCCCGGTGGCTACCGTTTAAATGGCGCTAAAATGTGGATTTCAAATTCCCCAATCGCTGATGTTTTCGTGGTATGGGCTAAAACCGACGATGGCACCATACAAGGGTTTATTCTGGAAAAAGGTGACGGAGGTCTAAGCGCTCCCAAGATCGAAGGTAAGTTATCGTTACGTGCTTCTATTACTGGTGAGATCGTTATGCAAGATGTGTTCGTTCCAGAAGAAAATAAGCTACCCAATGTACAGGGCCTCAAAGGGCCAATGAGCTGCCTGAACAATGCCCGCTTTGGCATCGCCTGGGGCGCGTTAGGTGCTGCCCAAGCATGCTGGGAGTCGGCGCGACAATACGTGTTAGATCGAAAGCAGTTTGGTCGCCCCTTAGCGGCAAACCAGTTAATTCAAAAGAAGCTAGCGGACATGCAAACAGAGATTGGACTGGGCTTGCTTGGCTGTTTACAAGCTGGGCGACTAAAAGAGAAGGACCGGCTGGCGCCAGAGCTAATCTCGCTCATCAAGCGCAACTCATGCGGTAAATCACTCGATATAGCGCGTGCAGCACGAGACATGCTAGGTGGAAATGGTATTTCGGATGAGTTCCCAATATTTCGCCATATGGTGAATTTAGAAACAGTCAACACCTACGAGGGTACCCACGATATCCACGCGCTTATTCTAGGCCGGGCGCAAACCGGCATTCAGTCGTTTACCGGACAGTAA
- a CDS encoding aldehyde dehydrogenase family protein has product MLTLTTILNDARSAQAVFANYSQEQLDACARAVGKALYDNAKELAEDAVNETGMGNVADKTLKNQSKSRNVWHYLKGKKSTGVIERDEANGMITIAHPAGVVGAVTPTTSPSMTIMCNVMCALKGGNAIVIAPHPRAKKVSAKTVSIINAELDKLKAPENLVQCIEQPSMQLTNELMASVDVLVATGGPAMVKSAYSSGMPSFGVGAGNVQTIFDVDIDYQVAAQKVIAGRCFDNGIICSGDQSIIIPKQHYQQVIEAFTSQGAYYIEDQQQADKLREALFKDGYTNPDLIGQDVQVIAQYVGLHVPDTAKVILVKSNGRADDVLRSEKMCPVLSVFAYQDLEQAISIAKLNLEVRGKGHTCVIHSHTVEHIEKIGAALPVSRIAINEAGSLSVGGTLQNGFVPTGTLGCGFWGNNSTSENLNYQHMLNLQRIGFTMNHKPVPTDEEIWA; this is encoded by the coding sequence ATGTTAACTCTGACAACAATTTTGAATGACGCCCGCTCGGCACAAGCCGTTTTTGCAAACTACTCTCAAGAGCAACTCGATGCCTGCGCACGCGCAGTTGGTAAAGCTCTTTACGACAACGCTAAGGAACTGGCCGAAGATGCGGTAAACGAAACCGGCATGGGAAATGTGGCGGATAAAACGCTTAAAAACCAAAGCAAGTCACGTAATGTGTGGCACTACCTAAAAGGAAAAAAATCGACCGGAGTCATTGAGCGAGACGAAGCCAACGGCATGATTACCATTGCTCATCCAGCTGGTGTGGTTGGGGCAGTCACACCGACTACGAGCCCAAGCATGACGATTATGTGTAATGTGATGTGCGCACTCAAAGGTGGCAATGCCATTGTGATCGCACCACACCCGCGCGCCAAAAAAGTGAGCGCTAAAACAGTGTCGATTATTAACGCTGAACTCGACAAACTTAAGGCACCAGAAAATTTGGTCCAATGTATTGAGCAACCCTCGATGCAATTAACCAATGAACTCATGGCATCGGTTGATGTACTGGTCGCGACCGGCGGGCCGGCGATGGTCAAGTCCGCCTACTCCAGCGGCATGCCATCTTTTGGGGTCGGTGCCGGTAACGTACAAACCATTTTTGATGTAGACATAGACTATCAAGTCGCTGCACAAAAAGTCATTGCAGGACGGTGTTTTGATAACGGAATAATCTGTTCAGGCGATCAAAGCATTATCATTCCTAAGCAGCACTACCAGCAGGTTATTGAGGCTTTTACGTCACAAGGAGCCTACTATATAGAGGACCAGCAACAGGCGGACAAATTGCGCGAGGCATTGTTTAAAGACGGCTACACAAACCCTGACTTGATCGGCCAAGATGTTCAAGTGATTGCTCAATATGTGGGACTTCATGTACCCGATACAGCAAAAGTAATTCTAGTAAAATCGAATGGCCGCGCCGACGACGTATTGCGCAGTGAGAAAATGTGCCCTGTACTTTCGGTGTTCGCCTACCAAGACCTCGAGCAAGCAATCTCTATCGCCAAACTCAATCTAGAGGTAAGAGGTAAAGGCCACACCTGTGTTATTCATTCGCACACGGTAGAGCACATCGAAAAAATTGGCGCCGCATTACCGGTCAGTCGCATAGCAATCAATGAGGCTGGGTCATTGTCGGTGGGCGGTACATTGCAAAACGGTTTCGTGCCAACTGGCACCCTTGGCTGCGGCTTCTGGGGCAACAACTCCACGTCAGAGAACTTAAACTACCAACACATGCTCAACCTGCAGCGCATTGGCTTCACGATGAACCACAAACCTGTACCGACCGATGAGGAAATCTGGGCGTAG
- a CDS encoding class I SAM-dependent methyltransferase has product MIGNIKYRLRQLRAEGKFTFLINLLVAANAHIKSLRQRTQKKGAAASLLPRQFGSSPQAWVDFIWNANNGFFRPIQQPQEILNLIEIVSQRKPETVLEIGTANGGSLFLFCRAAAKHATIVSIDLPGGINGGGFPNWKTDLYAQFAGDTQQLHLLRLNSHLPSTLSRVQEITPTGKFDAIMIDADHSYEGVKQDFELYSSLVAERGIIILHDIIKNQFDPSIQVNRFWDELKLTHQTKEIIFDNKQGNMGIGLVFF; this is encoded by the coding sequence ATGATTGGCAACATCAAATATCGGCTACGCCAACTTCGCGCAGAAGGAAAATTCACGTTTTTAATCAATTTATTAGTAGCGGCCAACGCCCATATTAAATCTCTACGCCAACGCACACAGAAAAAGGGCGCGGCAGCATCACTGTTACCACGCCAGTTTGGAAGCTCTCCCCAAGCATGGGTTGATTTTATATGGAACGCGAACAATGGTTTTTTTAGGCCCATTCAGCAACCTCAGGAAATACTAAACCTGATTGAAATCGTTTCTCAGCGAAAACCTGAAACAGTACTAGAGATTGGCACGGCGAATGGTGGATCACTCTTTTTATTCTGCCGAGCGGCCGCCAAGCACGCAACCATTGTGAGCATTGATTTACCTGGAGGCATCAACGGAGGTGGCTTCCCGAACTGGAAAACCGACCTGTATGCACAATTTGCTGGAGACACTCAACAGCTGCACCTACTGCGCCTGAATTCTCACCTGCCATCCACGCTTAGTCGCGTTCAAGAAATAACGCCAACAGGAAAATTTGATGCCATTATGATTGATGCCGATCATAGTTACGAAGGCGTTAAACAAGACTTTGAACTCTACAGCAGCCTTGTTGCGGAAAGAGGAATCATCATTCTTCACGATATTATCAAAAACCAATTCGACCCCTCTATTCAGGTAAATCGTTTTTGGGACGAGCTAAAACTGACACACCAGACAAAGGAAATAATATTTGATAACAAGCAGGGCAACATGGGCATTGGTCTTGTGTTCTTTTAA
- a CDS encoding glycosyltransferase, with translation MNPPKSNLCHIILTRFNLPSGGRESKIRNSPNWLENRFELFETYCLPSVMQQSNADFKWFIYFDRDTPEPFRTRVKQYEIQYRQITIFWGKNIPLADIQKQIFERAPEHKEYLLTTRLDNDDALNKDFVSKLQTAAAPLSNKSNALVMNYQNGLILCGDRVYSHHDTSNPFASVLEPLSANIKTIWQHQHTKLHNFGTIHQLNSQAMWLQVIHKHNVSNRIRGYRVQNIVLVNAFPFIKRQLVHEHYWLILLENATLTPVRKIKEFFRSKLKTLLVLIRSND, from the coding sequence ATGAATCCTCCAAAGTCAAACCTCTGCCATATTATTCTTACTCGGTTCAACCTGCCTTCAGGCGGGCGTGAATCAAAAATAAGGAATTCACCAAACTGGCTGGAAAACCGCTTTGAGTTATTTGAAACGTACTGCCTGCCATCAGTGATGCAGCAATCTAATGCAGATTTCAAATGGTTTATTTACTTTGACAGAGACACGCCTGAGCCGTTTCGCACGCGTGTAAAACAATACGAAATTCAATATCGGCAAATCACTATCTTTTGGGGGAAAAACATACCTTTAGCCGACATCCAAAAGCAGATTTTTGAACGAGCACCTGAGCACAAAGAGTACCTATTAACCACTCGCCTCGACAACGATGATGCGCTTAACAAAGACTTTGTTAGCAAACTTCAAACCGCCGCGGCACCATTGAGCAATAAGTCTAACGCATTAGTGATGAATTACCAAAATGGGCTGATACTCTGTGGTGACCGAGTCTATTCGCATCACGACACGAGCAATCCATTTGCGTCAGTTCTGGAACCGTTGTCGGCGAATATTAAAACGATTTGGCAGCATCAACACACTAAATTACACAACTTTGGCACGATACATCAATTGAATTCGCAAGCCATGTGGCTACAGGTTATTCACAAACACAATGTATCAAACCGCATTAGAGGCTATCGAGTTCAAAATATTGTGCTCGTCAACGCCTTCCCATTTATAAAAAGACAACTCGTGCATGAGCACTATTGGTTAATTCTATTGGAGAACGCCACCCTCACTCCCGTCAGAAAAATTAAAGAGTTTTTTAGGTCTAAACTAAAAACATTGCTTGTACTAATTAGAAGTAACGACTAG
- a CDS encoding class I SAM-dependent methyltransferase, which yields MRQFLPTNYSKVLEIGCGEGNFRNNLEKQHEYWGVEQNQDAATKASVLLDKVSVGNYEDISNQLPKQYFDLIVCNDVLEHMENHIEFLLDLKSKLSPGGSLILSIPNVRYLSNINELLFSKDWRYRDAGVLDLTHLRFFTKKSLLRVMRQTGWKVDIIKGVNRYGSGGGGSRLVFSYIMQLIYGFDSAYLQYAVRASDESQQ from the coding sequence ATGCGACAGTTTCTGCCAACAAACTATTCTAAGGTATTAGAGATCGGGTGCGGCGAAGGCAATTTTCGAAACAACTTGGAAAAGCAACACGAGTATTGGGGGGTTGAGCAAAATCAAGATGCCGCAACAAAAGCGAGCGTGCTACTAGACAAAGTTAGTGTCGGCAACTACGAAGACATATCTAATCAACTACCGAAACAGTATTTCGATCTGATAGTATGCAATGACGTTCTTGAGCATATGGAAAATCATATCGAGTTTTTGTTAGACTTAAAATCGAAACTAAGCCCTGGTGGAAGCCTTATTTTATCCATTCCGAATGTACGCTACCTTTCAAATATAAATGAGCTTCTGTTCTCGAAAGATTGGCGATACCGAGATGCAGGGGTCTTGGATCTCACCCATCTTCGTTTCTTTACTAAGAAAAGTCTACTTCGAGTAATGCGACAAACAGGCTGGAAAGTTGACATAATCAAGGGGGTTAATCGCTATGGTAGTGGCGGTGGTGGGTCACGTTTAGTATTTTCTTACATAATGCAATTAATATACGGTTTTGACTCAGCCTATCTCCAATATGCTGTGCGTGCCAGTGACGAATCACAACAATGA
- a CDS encoding glycosyltransferase gives MNPPLNIAVVAAVSDSDILNSNLLRSPIFSQIDTPRYFVTGANSAAEAYNQGLEQFADKDVLILVHQDVYLPRNWYQHLVDALEELADRKVDWGVLGVFGKTSHGDNAGRVWDSGLDRELGEAFTTPVEVETLDELLLIVKPQDRLAFDTDLVGFHLFASDYCATMRSKGKHSYAIHAPVIHNSKRTQSLGGDYAVAYRYLQKKWHNELPLHAVCGAITKWGIQYKRIRFGLAYRRILKLIPNQAAGSKNPIELARQLGYE, from the coding sequence ATGAACCCGCCACTTAATATCGCGGTTGTCGCGGCGGTATCAGATTCAGACATACTTAATAGTAATTTATTACGCTCCCCCATTTTCTCACAAATTGATACCCCTCGTTACTTTGTGACGGGTGCTAATTCTGCTGCCGAAGCCTACAACCAAGGACTAGAGCAGTTTGCCGATAAGGATGTTCTCATACTTGTACACCAAGACGTTTACCTGCCCCGTAATTGGTATCAACATCTAGTCGACGCACTCGAAGAACTAGCTGATCGGAAGGTAGACTGGGGGGTGTTAGGCGTTTTCGGCAAGACATCTCACGGCGACAACGCCGGCAGGGTGTGGGACAGCGGCCTTGATCGCGAGCTAGGTGAAGCCTTTACCACACCAGTCGAAGTGGAAACCTTAGACGAGCTACTGCTAATCGTTAAACCACAAGACAGGTTAGCATTCGACACAGACCTAGTCGGGTTCCATCTGTTCGCCAGCGATTATTGCGCAACGATGCGTTCGAAAGGCAAACACTCTTACGCGATCCACGCACCCGTTATTCACAATAGCAAGCGGACCCAATCGCTTGGCGGAGACTATGCAGTCGCTTATCGCTACCTACAAAAAAAATGGCACAATGAATTGCCATTGCATGCAGTGTGCGGCGCGATAACAAAATGGGGAATTCAATACAAACGCATACGTTTTGGGCTCGCGTATCGCCGCATTTTAAAATTAATTCCAAATCAAGCTGCTGGCAGTAAAAACCCCATCGAACTCGCCAGGCAACTTGGTTACGAATAA